A DNA window from Vigna unguiculata cultivar IT97K-499-35 chromosome 10, ASM411807v1, whole genome shotgun sequence contains the following coding sequences:
- the LOC114166969 gene encoding uncharacterized protein LOC114166969, translating to MVANMRRRSSGVDDIAEAIHRMVDAMQTPVPSQPRKAIAPVRVPTVEDFLRHKPAEFTGKASPDETDAWLRKCEKIFKVMNCEDEQKLLFATYLLNEDVEYWWASMQQQMGTREEPVTWVNFKTHFLEKYFLYTTRQDKEAEFLALQQGDMKCRSMSTSLSIWREECRRGEADEKALQPTTDILGSHLLPVWRTPFEKECPQLTGGVGGSGDRLKFFICDKPGHFANNCPEKKSLSVKKPAASPVERARAVGRVFALTSTKATRSGNLILEPCLLLGYSVLVLFDSKATHSFIANTCVGILNLVKRDLGCELLVSTPSSGQVATSLVCVGCSMEVAGRRFKVNLVCLPLEGLDVILGMDWLPNNHIIIDYGRRNLVFLEYEGLELISTQRAINEVEARATCFMIVAHTEKNNTAEKISEIPVVEEYADVFPDEIPELPPSRDVDFTIDLIPGVGPVSMAPYRMAPAELAELKKQIEDLLEKKFIQPSASP from the exons ATGGTTGCTAACATGAGGAGAAGGAGTAGTGGTGTTGATGACATCGCGGAGGCTATTCACCGaatggtggatgcgatgcaaACACCGGTACCATCGCAACCTAGAAAGGCGATTGCACCAGTTAGGGTGCCGACTGTGGAGGACTTCTTGCGCCACAAGCCAGCAGAGTTTACGGGCAAAGCCTCTCCCGATGAAACAGATGCATGGCTCCGCAAATGTGAGAAGATCTTCAAGGTGATGAACTGCGAAGATGAGCAGAAGCTGTTGTTTGCTACCTATCTGCTGAATGAGGATGTTGAATATTGGTGGGCAAGCATGCAACAACAGATGGGGACTAGGGAAGAGCCGGTGACTTGGGTCAACTTCAAGACTCATTTTCTGGAGAAATACTTTCTATATACAACTAGACAGGACAAGGAGGCTGAATTCCTTGCATTGCAGCAAGGGGACATGAAGTGCAGGAGTATGTCAACAAGTTTGAGCATCTGGCGAG AGGAATGTCGTAGAGGCGAGGCAGATGAAAAAGCCTTACAACCAACCACAGACATCTTAGGGTCCCACTTGCTACCAGTGTGGCGGACCCCATTTGAAAAGGAATGCCCACAACTGACAGGTGGAGTAGGAGGGTCAGGTGACCGTCTCAAGTTTTTCATATGCGACAAACCTGGACACTTTGCAAATAATTGCCCAGAAAAGAAGAGTCTGAGTGTGAAGAAACCAGCAGCATCACCAGTAGAAAGGGCTAGAGCAGTCGGCAGGGTCTTTGCCTTGACCTCCACAAAGGCTACTCGATCAGGTAACCTTATTCTTGAGCCTTGCTTATTGTTGGGTTATTCAGTGTTGGTGTTGTTCGATTCTAAAGCAACGCATTCTTTCATTGCTAATACGTGTGTGGGGATATTGAATTTGGTGAAACGCGATTTGGGGTGTGAGTTGCTTGTTTCAACTCCCTCCTCGGGTCAAGTAGCTACTAGTTTAGTCTGCGTTGGGTGTTCAATGGAAGTGGCAGGTCGTAGATtcaaggtgaacttggtgtgcttgccTTTGGAGGGACTGGATGTAATCTTGGGGATGGACTGGCTGCCTAACAATCacattataattgattatggaCGGCGCAATTTGGTATTCCTAGAATATGAGGGATTGGAGTTAATCTCAACCCAGAGAGCGATAAATGAAGTGGAAGCTAGAGCCACCTGTTTTATGATAGTGGCTCACACAGAGAAGAATAACACCGCTGAGAAGATCAGTGAGATTCCAGTAGTGGAGGAGTATGCGGATGTGTTTCCAGATGAAATACCAGAGTTACCACCGAGTAGGGATGTAGATTTCACCATTGATCTTATACCTGGAGTTGGCCCAGTATCCATGGCACCCTATAGAATGGCACCAGCGGAGTTGGCTGAGTTGAAGAAGCAAATAGAAGACttgcttgagaagaagttcatccaGCCGAGCGCATCACCTTAG
- the LOC114166970 gene encoding probable mediator of RNA polymerase II transcription subunit 37c: MVKDNKGLVIGIDLGTTYSCVAVWQQQNNRVEIIHNDQGNNTTPSCVAFTDHQRLIGDAAKNQAAANPENTIFDAKRLIGRKYSDPLVQKDKMLWPFKVVAGVNDKPMISVKYKGQKKKLCAEEVLSMVLSKMRDIAEAYLEQPVKSAVITVPAYFNDSQRSSTTDAGDIIGLNVIRIINEPTAAAIAYGLDKRNDCVGKRNIFVFDFGGGTFDVSLLTISNKVFQVKATGGNTHLGGEDIDNKMVKYFLEEMKRKNKVDLSGNPRALRRLKNACERVKRTLSCVVTTDIEVDCLFQGIDFRSSISRAKFEEINMDIFEECMETVDRCLRDANMDKNNVHDIVLVGGSSRIPKVQELLQHFFNGKDLCHSLNPDEAVAYGAAVQAALLSGGIKNVPDLVLKDVTPLSLGVLVSEDVMSVVIPRNTSIPVKKKKQYKTTIDNQSLVSINVYEGERARASDNNLLGSFVISGFPPAPRGYLFDVTFVLNDNGILTVTGEEKSTGNRNEITITNVKGRLSTAEINIMIQEAAKYKSEDEKFLKKAKTMNDLDYHIYKIRKDLKKEDISSKLSSKEMEDINFTISRATDMLDGLIKIEDIIALEDCLKELKAIFKRITVMEKVE, encoded by the exons ATGGTCAAAGACAACAAGGGTTTGGTCATAGGAATCGACCTTGGCACAACTTACTCGTGTGTTGCAGTGTGGCAGCAACAAAATAATAGAGTGGAGATCATCCATAACGACCAAGGCAACAACACCACTCCTTCCTGTGTTGCTTTCACCGACCATCAAAGATTGATAGGAGATGCTGCTAAGAATCAAGCTGCTGCCAATCCGGAAAACACCATCTTCG ATGCTAAGAGGTTGATCGGTAGAAAATATAGTGACCCTCTTgttcaaaaagataaaatgttatGGCCATTTAAGGTTGTTGCTGGTGTTAATGACAAACCTATGATTTCTGTCAAGTACAAGGGTCAAAAGAAGAAACTTTGTGCAGAGGAAGTATTATCCATGGTCCTGTCAAAGATGCGGGACATTGCTGAGGCATATTTAGAACAACCTGTGAAGAGTGCAGTGATTACTGTACCTGCCTATTTTAATGATTCTCAGCGCAGTTCCACCACTGATGCAGGTGATATTATAGGCTTGAATGTTATTCGTATAATTAATGAGCCGACAGCTGCAGCAATCGCATATGGTCTTGATAAGAGGAACGATTGTGTTGGAAAGcgaaatatttttgtttttgattttggaGGTGGTACATTCGATGTGTCTCTCCTTACTATCTCAAACAAAGTCTTCCAAGTTAAGGCCACCGGAGGAAACACTCACCTTGGCGGAGAGGACATTGATAACAAAATGGTGAAGTACTTTTTAgaggaaatgaaaagaaaaaataaggtGGACTTAAGTGGGAATCCACGAGCCCTAAGGAGGTTGAAAAATGCATGCGAGAGGGTAAAAAGGACTCTCTCATGTGTTGTTACTACAGACATTGAGGTAGATTGCTTGTTTCAAGGCATTGATTTCCGTTCTTCAATCAGCCGAGCAAAATTTGAAGAAATCAATATGGACATCTTTGAAGAGTGTATGGAAACAGTAGATAGGTGTCTTAGGGATGCTAATATGGACAAAAACAATGTGCATGATATTGTCCTTGTTGGTGGTTCTTCTAGGATTCCTAAAGTGCAAGAGCTACTACAACACTTCTTCAACGGAAAAGATCTTTGCCATAGCCTAAACCCTGATGAGGCGGTTGCTTATGGTGCAGCTGTGCAGGCTGCTTTGTTGAGTGGAGGCATTAAGAATGTTCCAGATTTGGTATTGAAAGATGTTACTCCACTCTCACTTGGTGTATTAGTAAGTGAAGATGTCATGAGTGTTGTGATTCCTAGAAACACTTCTATCCctgtaaagaagaaaaaacaatataaaacgACAATAGATAACCAATCCTTAGTCTCTATTAATGTTTATGAGGGTGAGAGAGCGAGGGCCAGCGATAATAATTTGTTGGGTTCTTTTGTTATTTCTGGTTTTCCTCCCGCTCCTCGTGGCTATCTATTTGATGTGACTTTTGTGCTAAATGATAATGGCATTCTCACCGTTACTGGTGAGGAGAAATCCACTGGTAATAGGAATGAAATTACAATAACCAATGTCAAAGGAAGACTATCTACTGCTGAGATTAATATAATGATTCAAGAAGCAGCGAAGTACAAGTCTGAAGATGAGAAGTTTCTTAAGAAGGCCAAGACAATGAATGATTTGGATTATCATATTTACAAGATCAGAAAGGACTTAAAGAAAGAGGACATAAGCTCAAAGTTAAGCTCAAAAGAAATGGAAGATATCAACTTTACAATTTCTAGAGCCACCGATATGCTTGATGGTTTGATCAAAATTGAAGATATCATTGCTCTTGAAGACTGTCTGAAAGAGCTTAAAGCAATCTTTAAACGAATTACGGTCATGGAGAAGGTTGAGTAG